The Prochlorococcus marinus CUG1416 genome has a segment encoding these proteins:
- a CDS encoding DUF2214 family protein translates to MLLGTLLTGEIAKSALVAYVHYLGIILCFGSLLFERLTLKVDLNRNDTISMIIADVVYGLAGVAILVTGILRVKYFGQGGDFYTGNPVFWIKVSLYILVGLLSLYPTTTYILWAIPLSKNKLPQISENLVKRFRLIITTELVGFAAIPLFATLMARGVGLG, encoded by the coding sequence ATGTTATTAGGAACTTTATTAACAGGCGAAATAGCTAAAAGTGCATTGGTAGCATATGTTCATTATTTAGGAATTATTTTGTGTTTCGGATCTCTATTGTTTGAAAGATTGACTCTCAAAGTTGATCTTAATAGAAATGATACAATCTCAATGATTATTGCAGATGTAGTTTATGGTTTGGCAGGAGTTGCAATATTGGTTACTGGTATATTGCGTGTTAAGTACTTTGGCCAAGGAGGTGATTTTTATACAGGCAACCCTGTGTTTTGGATAAAGGTCTCTCTTTATATTTTGGTAGGACTTCTTTCTCTGTACCCAACAACGACCTATATCTTATGGGCAATTCCACTAAGTAAGAATAAATTACCTCAAATTTCAGAGAACCTTGTTAAGAGGTTTAGACTTATCATTACTACAGAATTAGTGGGCTTTGCTGCTATACCATTATTCGCAACTCTTATGGCCAGAGGTGTAGGTTTAGGTTGA
- a CDS encoding pirin family protein: protein MSLKIIKIRRSQDRFSTSREWLSSKHSFSFAEHRDPKWDNFGNIRVINEDIISPNAGFNTHSHFNMEIITVVTKGAITHRDSLNNFGKIHEDEVQVMSAGTGISHSEKNEENETCKLFQIWIIPQKENIKPHYDQISLKEKLWDNLIFNYKSGQNNKLFVNQDISLWRCKYKPIKEKRLPLKIDKYNWIQIIEGKLLLKSKDTHSNICLSSGDGLGFEVINYDDISIDTEKELDFLLFSMPSL from the coding sequence GTGTCTTTGAAAATTATTAAAATAAGGAGATCGCAAGATAGATTTAGCACAAGTAGAGAATGGCTAAGTTCGAAACATTCATTTTCTTTCGCAGAGCATAGAGATCCAAAATGGGATAATTTTGGGAATATTAGAGTTATAAACGAAGATATTATTTCTCCTAATGCGGGCTTTAATACACATTCTCATTTTAATATGGAAATAATTACTGTCGTAACAAAAGGAGCAATAACGCATAGAGACTCGTTAAACAACTTTGGAAAGATTCATGAAGATGAAGTGCAAGTTATGTCTGCAGGAACTGGGATCTCCCATAGCGAGAAGAACGAAGAAAATGAGACCTGCAAGTTGTTTCAGATCTGGATAATCCCTCAAAAAGAAAATATCAAACCTCACTATGACCAAATATCATTAAAAGAAAAGTTGTGGGATAATCTTATTTTTAATTACAAAAGCGGTCAAAATAATAAACTCTTTGTAAATCAAGATATCTCTTTATGGCGTTGTAAATATAAACCTATTAAAGAAAAAAGATTACCATTAAAAATCGATAAATATAATTGGATACAAATAATAGAGGGGAAACTTTTATTAAAAAGTAAAGACACACATTCAAATATATGTCTCTCTTCTGGAGATGGCTTGGGATTTGAAGTTATTAATTATGATGATATTTCTATAGATACTGAAAAAGAACTAGATTTTCTTTTATTTTCAATGCCTTCCTTATAG
- a CDS encoding DUF1643 domain-containing protein, protein MKIFLLDRNCLISANKLYRWSLICEISKSTKEIIFIGLNPSLSDSSFLDNTTKKIIKISKKHDYGKVKLINLFALISSNPEKLFNHKNPVGYLNNNYIYKNLKHWSENKNCDLWLGWGNKGKFLNRNKKISKKIMQYNSIRKNNFDKPLGPLLIKKTIKDNPIHPLYCSDDSILQSYVW, encoded by the coding sequence TTGAAAATTTTTTTGCTTGATAGAAATTGTCTAATAAGCGCGAACAAATTATATAGATGGAGTTTAATTTGTGAGATTTCTAAATCTACAAAAGAAATAATTTTTATTGGCTTAAACCCTTCATTATCAGATTCATCTTTCTTAGATAATACAACAAAAAAGATAATCAAAATTTCGAAAAAACATGACTATGGCAAAGTAAAGTTAATCAATCTATTTGCTCTTATTTCAAGTAATCCAGAAAAACTTTTTAATCACAAAAACCCAGTTGGTTATCTAAACAATAATTATATTTATAAAAACTTAAAACATTGGTCTGAAAATAAAAATTGTGATTTATGGTTAGGTTGGGGTAACAAAGGGAAATTTCTAAATAGAAATAAAAAAATATCAAAAAAAATAATGCAATATAATTCAATTAGGAAAAATAATTTTGATAAACCTCTTGGACCGCTTCTTATTAAGAAAACAATTAAAGATAATCCAATACATCCTCTATACTGTTCCGATGATTCCATCCTTCAATCTTATGTTTGGTAA
- a CDS encoding NAD(P)/FAD-dependent oxidoreductase, whose protein sequence is MEPFDLAVIGGGAAGFMTAITAAENGVKRIIILEGTSKLMEKIRISGGGRCNVTNATWIPNELVENYPRGGIQLLESFNRFASGDVFDWFEKKGLKLKIEEDLRVFPVSNSSSDVIECLRNSALSKNVEILTKCFVKEILKTPDNIFKIFSLKEETVITKSIILSTGGNPCGYKLAQNLGHSIVKPVPSLFTFSTKEPNLDECSGVSIKGIDIEIKLNNKTFQNRGDLLITHWGFSGPAVLKLSSIAARELFSQKYKFNLIIKWSVLSYEELKEKINFLRLNKGKVNLINSRPVSLLTKRLWIFLLNKIGIDKEKKWADLMAYERDKMINTLMRDKYIISGKGPFGEEFVTSGGVKINEVNFKTMESLICPGLYFSGEVLDVDGITGGFNFQHCWTSGWIAGMAVSKLNQ, encoded by the coding sequence TTGGAACCTTTTGATTTAGCAGTTATAGGAGGTGGTGCTGCTGGTTTTATGACGGCAATAACAGCTGCTGAAAATGGAGTCAAAAGAATAATAATTTTAGAAGGGACTTCAAAACTTATGGAGAAAATAAGGATTAGTGGAGGTGGAAGATGTAACGTTACTAATGCAACATGGATACCAAATGAACTAGTTGAGAATTATCCCAGAGGTGGTATTCAGTTATTGGAATCATTTAACCGTTTTGCTTCAGGAGATGTATTTGATTGGTTTGAGAAAAAAGGTTTGAAATTAAAAATTGAAGAAGATCTAAGAGTATTCCCAGTGTCAAATTCTTCTTCAGATGTTATTGAGTGCTTGAGAAACAGTGCTTTATCAAAAAATGTAGAGATATTAACAAAATGTTTTGTGAAGGAAATTTTAAAAACTCCAGATAATATATTTAAAATTTTTAGTCTTAAAGAAGAAACGGTAATTACAAAAAGTATTATTCTTTCTACTGGAGGTAACCCCTGCGGGTATAAATTGGCTCAAAATCTTGGCCACAGTATTGTTAAACCAGTACCATCACTTTTTACTTTTTCCACAAAAGAACCAAATTTAGATGAATGTAGTGGCGTATCGATAAAAGGTATAGATATTGAAATTAAATTAAATAACAAGACCTTTCAAAACAGAGGCGATTTACTTATTACTCATTGGGGTTTTAGTGGACCAGCGGTGTTAAAACTTTCATCAATTGCAGCAAGGGAACTTTTTAGCCAAAAATATAAATTCAACCTAATCATTAAATGGTCAGTTTTAAGTTATGAGGAGTTGAAAGAAAAAATTAATTTTTTAAGATTAAATAAAGGTAAGGTGAATTTAATAAATAGTAGACCGGTTTCATTATTAACAAAAAGATTATGGATTTTTTTATTAAATAAAATAGGCATTGATAAAGAGAAAAAGTGGGCTGATTTAATGGCTTATGAAAGAGACAAAATGATAAATACTCTCATGCGGGATAAATATATAATTTCGGGTAAAGGACCATTTGGAGAGGAATTTGTTACTTCTGGAGGAGTAAAAATTAATGAAGTTAATTTTAAAACTATGGAGAGCTTAATTTGCCCAGGATTATATTTTTCTGGAGAAGTTTTAGATGTTGATGGGATTACAGGTGGATTTAATTTTCAACATTGTTGGACAAGTGGATGGATCGCTGGGATGGCAGTCTCAAAGTTAAATCAATAA
- a CDS encoding GAF domain-containing protein produces MQNLVSKKEEEERRLKALAEYRILGTRPESCYDDITKIAAATCNVPISLMTLVDKDRQWFKSKVGLQISETRRDWSFCTHAIKENSPLIIHDAFQDERFINNPLVTGDPKIRFYAGFPLKTSDGNKLGTLCVIDRKPGNLTTQQFNIMELLSKQIVSFLELRKKSLNLLDALSNLHKQEGILSVCSYCREVKNKEGDWMHLEKYLSKISDIRFSHGVCDNCMEKHFPDVIEVWNKKDFFEDGQKRFLES; encoded by the coding sequence ATGCAGAATCTTGTATCAAAAAAAGAAGAAGAGGAAAGAAGATTAAAAGCTCTAGCAGAATATAGAATTTTGGGAACCAGGCCAGAATCATGTTATGACGATATTACAAAAATTGCTGCTGCAACTTGTAATGTGCCTATTTCTTTAATGACTTTGGTTGACAAAGATAGACAATGGTTTAAGTCCAAAGTTGGACTTCAAATATCAGAAACTAGAAGAGATTGGTCTTTTTGTACCCATGCAATAAAAGAAAATAGTCCACTAATTATTCATGATGCTTTCCAAGATGAAAGATTTATAAATAATCCATTGGTAACAGGAGACCCAAAGATTCGTTTTTATGCAGGTTTTCCCCTTAAAACTAGTGATGGTAATAAGCTTGGAACTCTTTGTGTAATAGACAGAAAGCCAGGAAATCTAACTACGCAACAATTTAATATTATGGAATTATTATCCAAGCAAATAGTTTCATTCTTAGAGCTTAGAAAAAAGTCATTAAACTTGCTAGATGCATTGTCTAATTTGCATAAACAGGAAGGGATTTTATCTGTATGTTCATATTGCAGAGAAGTAAAAAATAAGGAGGGAGATTGGATGCATTTGGAAAAATATCTTTCGAAAATTAGTGATATTAGATTTAGTCATGGGGTGTGTGATAATTGTATGGAAAAACATTTCCCAGATGTAATAGAAGTATGGAATAAAAAGGATTTTTTTGAAGATGGTCAAAAAAGGTTTTTAGAGTCTTAG
- a CDS encoding cupin domain-containing protein — MKVLITSPCSASVIIQYGIKSWPIWECEPSKFQWSYDDKEICLIIEGQATISTQKGEIYVIKAGDLVEFPAGLYCEWEVTKSIKKHYRLGS, encoded by the coding sequence GTGAAAGTTCTAATTACTTCTCCTTGTAGTGCAAGCGTAATAATTCAGTATGGAATAAAAAGTTGGCCTATTTGGGAATGTGAACCAAGCAAATTTCAATGGAGTTACGATGATAAGGAAATTTGCTTAATAATTGAAGGCCAAGCGACTATAAGTACCCAAAAAGGGGAAATTTATGTAATTAAAGCTGGAGATTTAGTTGAGTTTCCTGCTGGGCTTTACTGCGAGTGGGAGGTAACCAAGAGTATTAAAAAACATTATCGGTTGGGCAGTTAA
- the murD gene encoding UDP-N-acetylmuramoyl-L-alanine--D-glutamate ligase: MIENNHLRKRKNINLVIGLGKSGFWAAKYLSNIGKRVIIWESKDGKEFLETKKELEELNILVSLNKKFVFKEINPFVKEIESVVVSPSIPYDHETIFKLKKKGIKVIGEINIAWEILKDTNWIGITGTNGKTTVTHLLSHILCENELYAPFAGNIGTPLCKYACSKKHEKIDWIVAELSSYQIEISPEVKPNIGIWTTFTEDHLERHKTLENYFNIKKSLLEKSDFRIYNYDDENLRNHYSSLSKGVWITTSLDKSNFIQCDYWIDDQAFIIERGKRLFKLEHFSLKGMHNLQNLLLVIAAARKVGLSGEKIKDSLFNYEQLPHRMETIYKNNDLEIINDSKATNFDSSIAGINSIEGQIIIISGGRLKGNEYSDWVQVLKQKVKCVFLFGESSKVLKMALINEGFKKDIFEFPELKELLNFVFHYLQNNKVDTLLFSPSCSSFDQFKNYEERGDHFKKLIIEKLKVN; this comes from the coding sequence ATGATAGAAAATAATCATTTAAGAAAAAGAAAAAATATTAATCTTGTAATTGGATTAGGTAAATCTGGATTTTGGGCTGCCAAGTATTTGAGCAACATCGGTAAGAGAGTAATTATTTGGGAAAGTAAAGATGGTAAAGAATTCTTAGAAACAAAAAAAGAATTAGAGGAACTTAATATATTAGTTTCTCTGAATAAAAAATTTGTATTTAAAGAAATTAATCCCTTTGTAAAAGAGATTGAATCTGTTGTCGTAAGTCCATCAATACCTTATGACCATGAAACTATTTTTAAATTAAAAAAAAAGGGAATAAAAGTAATTGGAGAAATTAATATTGCATGGGAAATTTTAAAAGACACAAATTGGATAGGTATTACTGGCACTAATGGTAAGACTACTGTTACTCATTTATTAAGTCATATACTCTGCGAGAATGAATTATATGCTCCTTTTGCTGGAAATATTGGTACACCTTTATGTAAATATGCTTGCTCCAAAAAACATGAAAAAATTGACTGGATTGTAGCTGAATTAAGTAGTTATCAAATAGAAATATCTCCAGAAGTAAAACCTAATATTGGAATCTGGACAACCTTCACAGAAGATCATCTTGAAAGACATAAAACACTTGAAAACTATTTCAACATAAAAAAAAGCTTACTAGAAAAATCAGATTTTAGAATTTATAATTATGACGATGAAAATCTAAGAAATCACTATAGTTCACTATCAAAAGGGGTTTGGATAACCACTAGTTTAGATAAATCAAATTTCATTCAATGCGATTATTGGATAGATGATCAAGCATTCATTATTGAGAGAGGAAAGAGACTATTCAAACTTGAACATTTTTCTTTAAAAGGAATGCATAATCTTCAAAATCTTCTATTAGTAATAGCAGCAGCAAGAAAAGTTGGATTATCTGGAGAGAAGATTAAAGATTCTTTATTTAATTACGAACAATTACCGCATAGGATGGAAACAATTTACAAAAATAATGATCTGGAAATAATTAATGATAGTAAAGCTACGAATTTTGATTCATCTATTGCAGGAATAAATTCAATTGAAGGTCAAATAATAATCATTTCTGGAGGCAGATTAAAAGGCAATGAATACAGTGATTGGGTACAAGTTTTAAAGCAAAAAGTTAAATGTGTTTTTCTTTTTGGAGAAAGCTCAAAAGTACTAAAGATGGCCCTTATTAATGAAGGATTTAAAAAAGATATTTTTGAATTTCCAGAACTCAAAGAGCTTTTAAATTTTGTTTTTCATTATTTACAAAATAACAAAGTTGACACATTATTATTCTCACCTTCATGCTCAAGTTTTGATCAATTTAAAAATTATGAAGAGCGAGGAGACCATTTCAAGAAACTAATAATTGAAAAATTAAAGGTTAATTAA
- a CDS encoding MATH domain-containing protein, protein MSESNNLPQAISHKKLSYLMLKAQKDSHFSDELAEIESPEKRKFDELINNWEASTKKLINELSKRKENLLKDKSPNSLIALGAMEVHLNMALQALNAFNKEFEE, encoded by the coding sequence ATGAGTGAATCTAACAATTTACCTCAAGCAATAAGTCATAAAAAATTAAGTTACTTGATGCTGAAGGCACAAAAAGATTCTCATTTTTCTGATGAATTAGCAGAAATAGAAAGCCCCGAAAAAAGAAAATTTGACGAGTTAATAAACAATTGGGAAGCCTCAACTAAGAAACTAATTAACGAGTTATCCAAAAGAAAAGAGAATTTACTAAAAGATAAATCACCAAATTCTTTAATTGCTCTTGGTGCTATGGAAGTTCACCTTAACATGGCTTTGCAAGCCTTAAATGCATTTAATAAAGAATTTGAGGAGTAA
- a CDS encoding DMT family transporter, translated as MIGILSAFGAATSWTYACFIWRAQAEKYKSIDINLIKNIIAFIVFIPAFINLSSATELKYIFILLFSGIIGIGLGDTFYLKSLQTIGTRKTLSAETLSPLIAALSGEIFINENLTPKSWIGIIIVSISLFIILKKGNNFKEANSPFSEKNNFKIFAFPFLSVLCAVLGGLFSRMVFLQSNLSPFLTTEIRLLGAIIFLITLKRFKINFFLKNVEKNQQKRFLLSILLGTNVGILLQQIVFKTLPIGMGWALLSTSPVISLFFAKNEEREITKNIIFFTCFLFFGLTLIIL; from the coding sequence TTGATTGGAATCCTTTCTGCTTTTGGAGCTGCTACATCTTGGACTTATGCATGCTTTATTTGGCGAGCGCAAGCTGAAAAATATAAATCAATAGATATCAACTTAATAAAAAATATAATAGCTTTTATAGTTTTTATTCCTGCTTTCATCAATCTCAGTTCTGCAACTGAATTGAAATACATATTTATACTATTATTTAGCGGAATCATAGGTATTGGTTTAGGTGATACCTTCTACCTAAAGTCATTACAAACAATTGGCACAAGAAAAACTCTATCTGCAGAAACTCTTTCTCCTTTAATAGCTGCTTTGTCGGGAGAAATTTTTATTAATGAAAATTTAACACCAAAATCTTGGATTGGAATAATCATAGTATCAATTTCGCTTTTCATAATTCTCAAAAAAGGGAATAATTTTAAAGAGGCAAACTCACCTTTCTCAGAAAAAAATAACTTTAAAATTTTTGCATTTCCTTTTTTATCAGTTTTATGTGCTGTTTTAGGAGGTCTTTTTTCAAGGATGGTTTTCCTTCAAAGTAATTTATCTCCTTTCCTTACAACTGAGATTAGATTATTAGGTGCAATAATTTTTTTGATTACTTTAAAAAGATTTAAGATTAATTTTTTCTTAAAAAATGTAGAGAAAAATCAACAGAAAAGATTTTTGCTTTCAATACTTCTTGGAACCAATGTAGGGATATTGCTCCAACAAATTGTATTTAAAACTCTTCCCATAGGAATGGGATGGGCTTTATTAAGTACATCTCCAGTTATTTCTTTATTTTTTGCTAAGAATGAGGAAAGAGAAATTACAAAAAATATAATTTTTTTTACTTGTTTTTTATTTTTTGGCTTGACATTAATTATTCTTTAA